From the Streptomyces nodosus genome, the window CCGCACGGCCTCGGACGTCATGACACCAGGTCCTTCCGCATGACCTTCACGAGGTGGCCTCCAGGGCCTCTTCGAGGGTGAACGCCTTCGCGTACAGGGCCTTCCCGACGATGGCGCCCTCGACACCGAGCGGGACCAGCCCGGCGATCGCCCGCAGGTCGTCCAGGGAGGACACACCGCCGGAGGCCACGACCGGGCGGTCGGTGGCAGCGCAGACGTTCTTCAGCAGCTCCAGGTTCGGGCCCTGGAGCGTGCCGTCCTTGGCGATGTCGGTGACCACGTACCGCGCGCAGCCCTCCTTGTCGAGGCGCTCCAGCGTCTCGTAGAGGTCCCCGCCGTCGCGGGTCCAGCCGCGGCCGCGCAGGGTGGTGCCGCGCACGTCGAGGCCGACCGCGATCCGCTCGCCGTGCCCGGCGATGATCCGGGCGACCCACTCGGGGGTCTCCAGGGCGGCGGTGCCGATGTTGACGCGGGCGCAGCCGGTGGCGAGGGCGGCGGCCAGGGTGTCGTCGTCCCGGATGCCGCCGGACAGCTCCACCTTGACGTTCAGCTCCGCCATGCGCTCGGCGACCCCGGCGATCAGTGCGCGGTTGTCACCGGTACCGAACGCGGCGTCCAGGTCGACCAGATGCAGCCACTCGGCCCCCGACCGCTGCCAGGCGAGGGCGGCCTCCAGCGGCGAGCCGTAGGAGGTCTCCGTGCCGGACTCGCCGTGCACCAGGCGGACGGCCTGGCCGTCGCGGACGTCGACGGCGGGGAGGAGTTCGAGCTTGGCCATGGTCTACAGGGTTCCGATCCAGTTGGTGAGCAGCTGGGCTCCGGCGTCGCCGGACTTCTCGGGGTGGAACTGGGTGGCCCACAGGGGGCCGTTCTCCACGGCCGCCACGAACGGCTTGCCATGGGTCGACCAGCTCACCTTGGGCGCGTGCAGCAGGGGGTTGTTCGTCTCCAGCCGCCAGTCGTGGACGGCGTAGGAGTGCACGAAGTAGTACCGCGCGTCCGCGTCGAGACCGGCGAACAGCTCGGTGCCGGCCGGTGCCTCGACGGTGTTCCAGCCCATATGGGGCACGACGTCGGCCTGGAGCGGCTCGACGGTGCCGGGCCACTCGTCCAGGCCCTCGCTCTCGACCCCGTGCTCGATGCCGCGGCTGAACAGGATCTGCATGCCGACGCAGATGCCCAGCACCGGGCGCTCCCCGGCCAGCCGGCGGCCGATGATCCAGTCGCCGCGGGCCTCACGCAGTCCCTCCATGCAGGCCGCGAAGGCGCCGACGCCCGGCACCAGCAGACCGTCGGCGTTCAGGGCCCGCTCGAAGTCCCGGGTGATCTCCACCTCGGCGCCGGCGCGGGCGAGGGCCCGCTCGGCGGAGCGGACGTTGCCGAAGCCGTAGTCGAGGACCACGACCTTCCTGGCGGTGCTCAATTCCACACCTCCAGCCGCATGACGCCCGCGACCAGACACATCGCCGCACCGATCGAGAGCAGCACGATCAGGCTCTTGGGCATCTTCTGCTTGATGAAGGAAATGATCCCGCCGGCGAAGAAGAGGCCGACGACGATCAGAGCGGTCGATGTGCCGTTCACAGCGCACCCTTCGTGGACGGGATGATGCCGGCGGCCCGCGGGTCCCGCTCGCTCGCATAGCGCAGGGCCCGCGCCAGCGCCTTGAACTGGCACTCCACGATGTGGTGCGCGTTGCGCCCGTAGGGCACATGCACATGTAGGGCGACCTGGGCCTGGGCGACGAAGGACTCCAGGATGTGCCGGGTCATCGTGGTGTCGTACGCGCCGATCATCGGCGCCATGTTCTCCGGCTCGGTGTGCACCAGGTAGGGGCGGCCGGACAGGTCCACGGTGACCTGGGCCAGCGACTCGTCCAGCGGGACGGTGCAGTTGCCGAAGCGGTAGATCCCCACCTTGTCGCCGAGCGCCTGTTTGAAGGCGGCGCCGAGCGCGAGGGCCGTGTCCTCGATGGTGTGGTGGGAGTCGATGTGCAGATCCCCCTCGGTCTTCACGGTCAGGTCGAACAGCCCGTGCCGGCCGATCTGGTCGAGCATGTGGTCGTAGAAACCGACGCCGGTCGCGATGTCGGTTCTGCCGGTGCCGTCGAGGTCGATCTCGACGACGACCGAGGTCTCCTTGGTGGTGCGTTCCACGCGGCCCACGCGGCTCATGCGCTCTGCTCCTTCGGGGGTGTGGGGATGTCCCCCACAAAACACTCGAGTTCACGTACCGCGTCGAGGAACGCGTCGTTCTCCTGCGGGGTGCCGGTGGACACCCGCAGCCATCCCGGTACGCCGTTGTCCCGGACCAGGACGCCCCGGTCGAGGATCTTCCGCCAGGCCTCATGGGCGTCGGCGAACCGTCCGAACTGCACGAAGTTCGCGTCCGACTCGATCACCTCGTAGCCGGTGGCGCGCAGCTCGGCGACCAGCCGGTCCCGCTCGGACTTCAGCTGCTCGACGTACTTCAGCAGGGTGTCGGTGTGCTCCAGGGCGGCCAGGGCCGTCGCCTGGGTGACCGCCGAGAGGTGGTACGGCAGCCGGACGAGCTGGACGGCGTCCACCACCGCCGGGTGCGCGGCGAGATAGCCCAGGCGCAGGCCGGCGGCGCCGAACGCCTTGGACATGGTCCGCGAGACCACGAGATGCGGGCGGCCCTCGATGAGCGGCAGCAGCGAGTCGCCGTGGCTGAACTCGACGTACGCCTCGTCCACGATCACCATGGACGGCTTGGCCGCCTGGGCGGCCTCGTAGAGGGCGAGGACCGTCTCGGGGGGCACGGCGTTGCCGGTGGGGTTGTTGGGGGTGGTGACGAAGACGACGTCCGGCCGGTGCTCGGCGATCGCCCGCCGCGCGGCGGCGAGGTCGATGGTGAAGTCCTCGTTCCGGGGGCCGGGGATCCAGCCCGTGCCGGTACCACGCGCGATCAGCGCATGCATCGAGTACGAGGGTTCGAAGCCGATCGCGGTGCGGCCCGGCCCGCCGAAGGTCTGCAGCAGCTGCTGGATGACCTCGTTGGAGCCGTTGGCCGCCCAGACGTTCTCGAGGCCGACCCGGTGCCCGCCGGTCCTGGTCAGATACTCGGCGAGCCGGGTGCGCAGCTCGACCGCGTCCCGGTCCGGGTAACGGTTGAGGTCGCGGGCGGCCTCGCGCACCCGCTCGGCGATCCGCTCGACCAGCGGCTCGGGCAGCGGGTAGGGATTCTCATTGGTGTTCAGCCGTACGGGGACGTCCAGCTGGGGCGCGCCGTAGGGGGACTTGCCGCGCAGCTCGTCCCGTACGGGGAGATCGTCGATGCGGGTCACTTGCCTCGGGGAACCTTCCAGCCGAACCGTGCCTTGATCGCGGCTCCGTGCGCGGGCAGGTCCTCCGCCTCCGCCAGCGTCACCACATGGTGCGCGACCTCGGCCAGCGCCTCCTCGGTGTAGTCCACGATGTGGATGCCGCGCAGGAAGGACTGGACGGACAGGCCCGAGGAGTGGCAGGCGCAGCCGCCGGTCGGGAGCACATGGTTGGAGCCGGCCGCGTAGTCGCCGAGCGAGACCGGGGCCCAGGGGCCGACGAAGATCGCGCCCGCGTTGCGCACCCGGTCGGCGACCGCGGCGGCGTCGGCGGTCTGGATCTCCAGGTGCTCGGCGCCATAGGCGTCGACCACCTTCAGGCCCTCTTCGAGGCCGTCGACCAGCACGATCGCGGACTGCCGGCCGGCCAGCGCCGGGCGGATCCGGTCCTCGACGTGCTTGCTCGCCGCGACCTGCGGCTCCAGCTCCTTGTGCACGGCGTCGGCCAGCCCGACGGAGTCGGTGACCAGCACTGCGGCGGCGAGGGGGTCGTGCTCGGCCTGGCTGATCAGGTCCGAGGCGACATGCACCGGGTCGGCGGTGTCGTCCGCGAGGATCGCGATCTCGGTGGGTCCCGCCTCGGTGTCGATGCCGATCCGGCCGGTGAAGTAGCGCTTGGCCGCGGCGACCCAGATGTTGCCGGGGCCGGTGACCATGGTGGCGGGGGCGCAGGACTCGGTGCCGTAGGCGAACATGGCGACCGCGCTCGCCCCGCCGGCCGAGTACACCTCGTCGACGCCCAGCAGCACGCAGGCGGCGAGGATCGTCGGGTGCGGCAGGCCGCCGGCCGGGTCGCCGTCGAAGGCGGGGCGCTGGGCCGGGGAGGCGAGGGCGATCGACTGGACGCCGGCCTCCTGGGCGGGCACCACGTTCATGATCACGGACGAGGGGTAGACGGAGCGTCCGCCGGGCGCGTACAGCCCGACGCGCTCCACCGGCACCCACTTCTCGGTGACGGAGCCGCCGGGCACCACCCGGGTGGTGTGCGTGGTGCGGCGCTGCTCGCGGTGGACGAGACGGGCGCGGCGGATGGACTCCTCCAGGGCCGCGCGCACCTCCGGGTCGAGCCCGTCGAGTGCCTTGGCCAGTGCCTCGGCCGGGACCCGCACCGAGTCCAGACGGACGCCGTCGAACTGCTCGGCGAACTCGATCAGCGCCGCGTCGCCACGATGATGCACGGCTTCGCAGATCGGACGCACCTTCTCCAGGGCGGCCGCAACGTCGAAGTCGGCTCGGGGCAGCAGGCCGCGCAGGGCGAGTCCCTCGGGGAGGGCGTCGCCGCGCAGATCGATTCGGGAGATCACGGGGCCAATTCTCTCAGACGGCGCCGGCTCGTCGGGCGGCCGTATCAGTGACTGATACGGAGCGTGGGCGGCCGCACGGATCGCGTGGCCACCCCACACCGGACCCCGGCCTGCCCCGTCTCCGGCCGACCACGGGCCACACGCCGAACTCGACACCCACGACGCCGCCGCCACGACCGCACCGGGACGGGCGTGTCGCCCCGGCCACCGGCGGCCGGGGCACGGGCGCGACGGTGTCCCCGACAGGGGGCGTTGTCGTCGGCTCGGGGCGTGAGCACGCCCGACCGGGACGGGCGGCAGCGGTTTCGGCTCGGCACGTGACGGCATGCCCGACCAGGCGGACGGCGGCACTTCAGCTCGGGGCGTGTCGGCGTGACGGACTGGGGGGGGCGAGCGGCGGCTGGCTCGGGGCGCGACGGCGCGCGACCGGGGCGAGCGGCGGCGGTTTCGGCTTGGTGCGTGACAGCGTCCCCGACAACGGGGCGGCTCCGTCGGCTCGGGGCGTGTCGGTGTGTCGGACCGGGGGCGGGCAGCGGCCGGTGCGGGGCGTGACGGCGTGCCCGACGGCACGGGCGGCGGCGGTTCCGCTCGGCGGCTCCCCGGCGGGGGGGCGGGCGACGGTCGGCTCGGGGCGTGACCGGGGGTGCGGTGGCCGGATTTCGTCGTTCGGTGCGGCGTGGGCGGAAGGCCGGGTTCACCGAGGGCGTTCGGCCCGTTGCGCAGCGGGCATCAGGGACGTACCGAACCCGCGAGGGAGGTGTCGTGACCGAGGGTGCCGGCATCCGCACCGGGAACCTGCCCGAGGACCTGACGGCCGCCGAGGCCGGGATGTGGCAGGCCTTCCGCAACGGCAGCGTCTACGACCTGCGCGACGGGGACGCCGACGTGGACGATCCGCACGGCACCGTCGCCTGGGGACCCGAACGCACCGTACGGGCGCGGATCGTGGCCTGGCTGCTCCTGGACGGGCCGCCCGCGCTGCCGGGGCGGGTCTCCGCGCTGAAGCTGGCCGGCGTGCTGATCAGCGGCACGCTGGATCTCGCGGGCGGCACGATCGTGCCCTACGTGGAACTCCAGGGCTGCCGGTTCGAGAAGGAGGTCCTGCTGCCCGAGGCCCGCTTCACGACCGTACGGCTGGTGGACTGCTCGGTGCCGCGGCTGGAGGCGGCACGGCTGCAGACGGAGGGCGATCTGCATCTGCCGCGCTGCCGCTTCCACGGCGGGGTGCGGCTCACCGACGCGCACATCGGCACCGATCTGCTGCTCAACCAGGCCGTCGTCCACCAGGACCGGCGCGGCCGCTCGATCACGGGCGACGGGCTGACCGTCGGACAGGACCTCCAGGCCGAGATGCTGGAGTCGTACGGCGAACTCAGCCTGCGCAGCGCCACCGTCGGCGTCTCGCTGAGCCTGCGCGGCGCCCGGCTGGTCAATCCGTACGCCCGGCCGGCGCTCAACGCCCCGCAGCTGACGGTCGAACGGACCCTGTATCTGACCCCGGCGGGCCTCGGCAATCCGCTCCTGACCAGCGGCGTCACCCCCGCGCGCGGAACGCGGATGCAGCGCTTCGAGTGCCGGGGCGGGATCCGGCTGGACGACGGGCGGTTCGGGGACGCGGTCGATCTGGAGCAGGCCCGGTTCGTCCTCGAGGACGACCAGGAGCTGTCCCTGCGCCGGGTCCAGACCCCCGAGCTGCGCTTCCTGGGCGAACGGCCCGAGCGCGGCAAGGTGGTCCTCTCCGGCGCCCGGATCGTGATCCTGGTCGACCGGTGGACCAGCTGGCCGGGCCCCGGCAATCTGCACATGGGCGGCTTCACCTACGAGAACCTCGTACCGCTGGACGCGTTTCCGCTGGCCCGACGCCTCGAGTGGGTGTCGGCGGCGACCGCCGAGTACAACCCGGAGCCGTACGAGCGGCTCGCGACCGTGCTGCGCAACTCCGGTGAGGACGTGGACGCCCGCGAGGTGCTGCTCGCCAAGCAGCGGCGCCGCCGGGAGACGCTGCCGCTCGCGGCCAAGCTGTGGGGGTACGCGCAGGACTGGACGGTCGCCTACGGCTATCGGCCGGGGCGCGCGGCGGTGTGGATGGCGGTGCTGTGGGCGGCGGCGTCGATCGCGTTCTCGCATGCCGGCCATCCACCGGTCAACAAGGACAGCCACCCCGAGTGGAACTCCTCCCTCTTCGCCCTGGACCTGCTGCTGCCGGTCGTGGACCTCGGCCAGGCGGGCCAGTGGCAGCTGAGCGACGCCTGGCAGTGGCTGTCGACGGCGATGATCCTGGTGGGCTGGATCCTGGCGACCACGGTGGCCGCGGGAGCGACCCGGCTGCTGCGTCGGCGCTGACCACAGAACACCGACTTTGCCCACTCTTGACCATCGACGGTACAACCAAGCACGGATGTGGCATACCGGCTGGCGTGTCCCCGACCAGCGGCTTTCAATGGTCGGCACCATGGCAATGCTGCGCGTGTTCATCCGCAGGGCACGGATGAGCCGTCACCCCCTCCACCTCCCCGCGGGGCTCCCCGCGGACGACGAGGTCCTGCTCGACGCGCCCGACGAGCCTCTCGCCCCCGCCCTGGTCGCGGCGGGCCGCGGTGACCACGGCCCGGCGTCCGCGCTGCTCGCGGCCACCCGGAAGGCGGCCGACTGGGAGGACCGCGACCGCTATGTGACGCGGCTGGCGGCCTTCGCCCGCGCGCGCCACGAGTGGCTCGCGCGCTGGTGCGCCGCCGCCCCGGACGATCCGGACGCGCTGCTGGTGCGGGCGGAGCTGGCTCTCCTCCACGCCTGGGAGTCACCCGCCCGTGCCGAACTCCTGCACCGGGCGGCCCCGTTGATCGCGGCGGCCACCGGGGGCGACCCGCTCGACCCGGTGCCCTGGCGGGTGGCGCTCGACCAGGCCCGCGGCACCGGCGCGGGCCACCGTGTGTTCGAGCGGCTGTGGGGCGAGGCGGTGCGCCGCTCCCCGCACCACTACGGCTGCCATGTGGCCGCCCTGCACTACCTCTCCTCCGCCTGGCACGGCTCGCACCGCGAGTGCTTCGACTTCGCCGAGACCGCCGCGCAGGACACTCCGCACGGCTCCCTGATGCAGGCGCTGCCGCTGCGCGCGGCCTTCGCGTATCTGACGGACGGTGGCGGGGCCGTGGTGGGCCGCGACCGGCTGGACGCGGCCGCGGACCGGGCGATCGCGCTGTCGTCCCGCCACCCGGCGGCCGACCCCCGGCCCGCGGAGGTGCGCAATCTGCTCGCCTATGTGCTGGCCGCACTGGAGCGCCGGGAGGACGCGCTCACCCAACTGCGCCTGATCGGCCCCTATGTCACCTCGTTCCCCTGGGACCGTGCCGGCGACGATCCCCTCGGCGGATTCCTGGAGCTGCGGGACCGGATCGGGCGGGAGGTGACGTCCGCGTGGCGCCTGCCGCCGACGGGTCCGCCGCGGCCTCGCTTCGAGCGCACCGGACGCATGCGCTCCGGAGGCTATTAGGCTTGCCGGACGTGACCACCGCCCGACTGCCGCTCTTTCCGCTGAACTCGGTGCTGTTCCCGGGGCTCGTACTCCCGCTGAACATCTTCGAGGAGCGCTATCGCGCCATGATGCGCGATCTCCTGAAGACCCCCGAGGACGAACCGCGCCGGTTCGCCGTCGTCGCGATCCGCGACGGACACGAGGTGGCGCCCAGCGCTCCGGGCATGCCGGACCCGACGGCGCTGCCCGCGCAGGGCCCCGCCGCGGGCTTCGGCCCCGATCCGGCCACGGCGTTCCACGGGGTGGGCTGTGTGGCGGACGCGGCGACGATCCGGGAGCGGGCCGACGGCGCGTTCGAGGTGCTGGCCACGGGCACCACACGGGTCCGGGTGCGCTCGGTGGACTCCTCGGGTCCGTATCTGACGGCCGAGTTGGAGGAGTTGCCGGAGGAACCGGGCGACGAGGCGGGGGCACTGGCCGAGGGCGTGCTGCGGGCGTTCCGCCAGTACCAGAAGCGGCTGGCGGGCGCGCGGGAGCGGTCGCTGGCCGCGGGCACCGAGCTGCCCGACGAACCGGCGGTGGTGTCATATCTGGTGGCGGCCGCGGTGATGCTGGACACGCCCACCAGACAGCGGCTGCTCCAGGCCCCGGACACCTCCTCCCGGCTCCGTGACGAGCTGGCGCTGCTTCGCTCGGAGACCGCGATCATCCGTAGTCTGCCGTCGTTGCCCGCGTCGGACCTGACGCGGGGTCCGACGAGCCTCAACTGACACACGAGCCATGGGGGAGCAGGACCGGATGGCGAAGAAATCGAAGAAGCAGCAGTCGGGGGGCACCCCGGCCACGGTGGCGCTGACGAGCGCCGGGGTGGAGTTCACGGTCCACTCCTACGACCACGATCCGTCACACCCCTCCTACGGTGAGGAGGCCGCCGAGGCGATGGGCGTCTCCCCCGACCGGGTCTTCAAGACCCTGGTGGCGGACGTCGACGGGGCGCTGGTGGTCGGGGTCGTGCCGGTCGCGGGCTCGCTGGATCTGAAGGCGCTGGCCACGGCGGTGGGCGGCAAGCGGGCGGCGATGGCGGACCCGGCGCTGGCGGAGCGCACCACCGGCTATGTGCGGGGCGGCATCTCGCCCCTGGGCCAGCGCAAGAGGCTCCGTACGGTGCTCGACGCGTCGGCGTCCTCGCACCCCACGATCTGTGTCTCGGCGGGCCGCCGGGGCCTGGAGGTGGAGCTGGCCGCCGGCGACCTGGCCCGTCTCACGGAGGCGACGCTGGCGCCGATCGCGCGCGCCTGACCACTCGACGAACGCTCCGTCCTGAGTTAGTACGGAAATATGTCGAAGAGGACGCGCAAGCGCCTGTGGCGCAAGAAGAAGGGCCGTGCCAATCACGGCCACCGCCCGGCGTGACCCTCACGCCTCGATCCCGGCGCCGGACGGCCCCTCGGCTGCTCCGGCGCCCGCACACCCGTACGGGGTCAGAGGCCGCCCCGCGCGCGACGGCTCACGCCGGCGGCGGCGCGACCGGTTCGTACACCGTGATGTACGGGTCCGGGTCACGCGGACCGAACAGCGCCGTGAGCCCGAGGTGCACCAGCAACGCGGCCACCGGCCAGGCCAGCAGCGCCCCCTTCGCCCCCAGCTTCAGGGGTGCGGAGAAGGTCACGCCCTTGCCCACGGCCCGGGCGTGCGCGATCACATTCTGTGTGGGCCCGAGCCAGACCCCGACACGCCAGGCGAGCAGCGATCCGAGCAGCCCGCCCAGCAGCAGCCCCAGCACCAGCGGGACCCCGCCCCGCCTGCGCAGCAGAAAGACGGCCAGCCCGCTGAGCACACCGAACCCGAGCGCGAGAAGGGTGAACGTTCCGTCCACGCCGATGGCCTGCTCACCCTCGGTGTCCTTCAGATAGACGACCCAGTTCTGGTCGACCACGTCCGCCACCAGCGGCACCCTCGGCGCCAGCCACTGCCACACCACCCCGAGCAGCGCTCCGGCGATCGCGACGCCCACCATGACCAGGGCCGCCTCCCGCACCTCGGTCTTCATCCCGGGCCCGTCCACCCCGTACAAGGAGGTGGCACCGTGCGGAGCGGGCCCGTGCACCGCGGGAGCGGGGAGAGCCTGCCATGCGTCGCCCTGCGAGGAGTGCGGCGACTGTTCATGCGGCGGCGGAGGCGGAGTCAACGGAGCGGTCACCTTCACATCCTGCCAGTCGAGCGGGTCCAGAGCGTCATCGGACGGCCGCCCGTCGGTACGCCCAGGCGGCCACGGCCAGCGAGGCCGCACCGACGGCCGCGCACACCCCCAGGTCGCCGAGCACGGACATCCAGTCCGGGTGCTCCCCGAAGGTCTTCGCGAACGCCTCGACACCATAGGTGGAGGGCAGCAGATCCCGGGCGAACCGCACGCCCTCCGGCATCCTGTGGGCCGGGAGCACCCCCAGCAGCAGCGCCGCCGACATGCCCAGCTGTCCGAGCAGGGTGGCCAGTTCGGGCCGCGGCGCGAGCAGTCCGAGGGCGGCGCCGAGCCCGGCCAGCGCGGCCCCGGCGAGCGGGATCACGGCCGCCAGCACCCACAGATGGGAGAGCGGCAGCCCGAACAGCACACATCCGAAGACGGCGGTCACCACCGTCCCGGGCACGGTGAAGGACGCATAGGCCCCCGCCGCCCCCAGCACAACCGCGGCCGCGGGCACCGGCAGGGTGGCGTAGTGGTCGAGCCCGCCACTGCCGCGCAGCTGGCCGAAGTACTGCGCCAGCAGGTTCAGCCCGACATAGGCGACCACCAGGACGGACGAGCCGGCCACCACGGACCGGGCGTCGGCACCGCCGCTCACCACGCCGCGCATCATGATCATGATGCCGATCGACTGGAAGGTCGCCACGAACAGCAGCGGGATCCGTGCCACCCGCGCCCGGGACAGCTGCGCCCGGTACACGGCGGCGAGCGACGGCCACAGCCGCGCCTTCGGGCCGAGGGCGGCCCGGTCCGCCACACCGTCGTCCGCCGCCCCGGCGCCGGGCAGAACCCCGGCGGGTACGACACTCACGTCGTGCTGCTCCTCTTCGTCCCTGCCGTCGGCCCGCCCCGCACGGACACGGCGCCTCCTGCGTCGCCCCCGGGCTCCTCCACAAGCCCGGTGCCTCGCGCCGTCATGCCTTCACCAGCCCCTGGGTGCTGCCGCCGAGCGCCAGATAGACGTCCTCCAGGCTGGGGGTGGCCAGGGTGAAGTCGTCGAGAGCGGCGAAGGCGGCACCGCCGGTCACGGTGGCGACGGCGGCGCGTGCCTCCTCGGGGCCCATCCGCAGCGACCAGCGGCGCCCGGACTCCACGGCCCGGGCGCGCAGCGCCGCGACCTCGGGGACCTCCAGCGGTGCCCGCTCACGCCACACCAGTTCGACCCGTACCTCGCCCGCGACCCGTTCCTTGAGCCCGGCGGGGGTGTCACAGGCGATCACACGCCCCCGGTCGAGGACGGCGACCCGGTCGAGGACGGTCTCCGCCTCGATGACGTTGTGGGTGACCAGCAGCACGGTCGTCCCGCGCTCGGCCCGCCGCCGGTCCACCGCGGCCCACACGGCCCGCCGCGCGACCGGGTCCATCCCGGTGGTCGGCTCGTCCAGCACCAGCAGCGGCCGCTCCCCCACCAGCGCGGCCGCGACACAGGCGAGCCGGCGCTGACCGCCGGAGAGCCTTCTGAGCGGCCGTGCGGCGATCGGGGTGAGCCCCAGTTCGTCGAGGACGGCGTCCCTCTCCTCGCGCGCCTGCCGCAGACCGAGGCCGCGCAGCCGCCCGGTGGTCTCTGCGGCGAGGGAGACGGTCAGCTCGTCGAGGGCGGTGGACTCCTGCCCCAGATAGGCCAGGATCCGGGCGGCCCGTTCGGGATGGCGCACGATGTCGTGCCCGTGGATCTCCACGCTGCCCCGGTCGGGCCGCATCAGCCCGGTGAGCTGGCGTACCAGGGTGGACTTGCCGGCCCCGTTGGGGCCCAGCAGCCCGAAGATCTCACCCCGTCGGATGTCCAGCCGTACGTCGTCGGTGGCCCGCACCTCGGGCGTCCCGGGCGTACCACGCCGGCCTCGCACCGCCGGATAGGTCTTGGTCAGCCCGCGCACGGCGCACACGACGCGCCCACCCTGCGGTTGTGCCTGTGCGGTGCGCGTATTCACAAGGGACGAGGGTACGGGAGGCCGCCCGCCGGGCGGCTCCCGGGGCCCGGCCGGCCCCCGCCGGCCCACGGCACCGCGCGGGGCTCTT encodes:
- the priA gene encoding bifunctional 1-(5-phosphoribosyl)-5-((5-phosphoribosylamino)methylideneamino)imidazole-4-carboxamide isomerase/phosphoribosylanthranilate isomerase PriA, whose translation is MAKLELLPAVDVRDGQAVRLVHGESGTETSYGSPLEAALAWQRSGAEWLHLVDLDAAFGTGDNRALIAGVAERMAELNVKVELSGGIRDDDTLAAALATGCARVNIGTAALETPEWVARIIAGHGERIAVGLDVRGTTLRGRGWTRDGGDLYETLERLDKEGCARYVVTDIAKDGTLQGPNLELLKNVCAATDRPVVASGGVSSLDDLRAIAGLVPLGVEGAIVGKALYAKAFTLEEALEATS
- the hisH gene encoding imidazole glycerol phosphate synthase subunit HisH — translated: MELSTARKVVVLDYGFGNVRSAERALARAGAEVEITRDFERALNADGLLVPGVGAFAACMEGLREARGDWIIGRRLAGERPVLGICVGMQILFSRGIEHGVESEGLDEWPGTVEPLQADVVPHMGWNTVEAPAGTELFAGLDADARYYFVHSYAVHDWRLETNNPLLHAPKVSWSTHGKPFVAAVENGPLWATQFHPEKSGDAGAQLLTNWIGTL
- the hisB gene encoding imidazoleglycerol-phosphate dehydratase HisB; protein product: MSRVGRVERTTKETSVVVEIDLDGTGRTDIATGVGFYDHMLDQIGRHGLFDLTVKTEGDLHIDSHHTIEDTALALGAAFKQALGDKVGIYRFGNCTVPLDESLAQVTVDLSGRPYLVHTEPENMAPMIGAYDTTMTRHILESFVAQAQVALHVHVPYGRNAHHIVECQFKALARALRYASERDPRAAGIIPSTKGAL
- a CDS encoding histidinol-phosphate transaminase; its protein translation is MTRIDDLPVRDELRGKSPYGAPQLDVPVRLNTNENPYPLPEPLVERIAERVREAARDLNRYPDRDAVELRTRLAEYLTRTGGHRVGLENVWAANGSNEVIQQLLQTFGGPGRTAIGFEPSYSMHALIARGTGTGWIPGPRNEDFTIDLAAARRAIAEHRPDVVFVTTPNNPTGNAVPPETVLALYEAAQAAKPSMVIVDEAYVEFSHGDSLLPLIEGRPHLVVSRTMSKAFGAAGLRLGYLAAHPAVVDAVQLVRLPYHLSAVTQATALAALEHTDTLLKYVEQLKSERDRLVAELRATGYEVIESDANFVQFGRFADAHEAWRKILDRGVLVRDNGVPGWLRVSTGTPQENDAFLDAVRELECFVGDIPTPPKEQSA
- the hisD gene encoding histidinol dehydrogenase, coding for MISRIDLRGDALPEGLALRGLLPRADFDVAAALEKVRPICEAVHHRGDAALIEFAEQFDGVRLDSVRVPAEALAKALDGLDPEVRAALEESIRRARLVHREQRRTTHTTRVVPGGSVTEKWVPVERVGLYAPGGRSVYPSSVIMNVVPAQEAGVQSIALASPAQRPAFDGDPAGGLPHPTILAACVLLGVDEVYSAGGASAVAMFAYGTESCAPATMVTGPGNIWVAAAKRYFTGRIGIDTEAGPTEIAILADDTADPVHVASDLISQAEHDPLAAAVLVTDSVGLADAVHKELEPQVAASKHVEDRIRPALAGRQSAIVLVDGLEEGLKVVDAYGAEHLEIQTADAAAVADRVRNAGAIFVGPWAPVSLGDYAAGSNHVLPTGGCACHSSGLSVQSFLRGIHIVDYTEEALAEVAHHVVTLAEAEDLPAHGAAIKARFGWKVPRGK
- a CDS encoding LON peptidase substrate-binding domain-containing protein produces the protein MTTARLPLFPLNSVLFPGLVLPLNIFEERYRAMMRDLLKTPEDEPRRFAVVAIRDGHEVAPSAPGMPDPTALPAQGPAAGFGPDPATAFHGVGCVADAATIRERADGAFEVLATGTTRVRVRSVDSSGPYLTAELEELPEEPGDEAGALAEGVLRAFRQYQKRLAGARERSLAAGTELPDEPAVVSYLVAAAVMLDTPTRQRLLQAPDTSSRLRDELALLRSETAIIRSLPSLPASDLTRGPTSLN
- the ybaK gene encoding Cys-tRNA(Pro) deacylase, with protein sequence MAKKSKKQQSGGTPATVALTSAGVEFTVHSYDHDPSHPSYGEEAAEAMGVSPDRVFKTLVADVDGALVVGVVPVAGSLDLKALATAVGGKRAAMADPALAERTTGYVRGGISPLGQRKRLRTVLDASASSHPTICVSAGRRGLEVELAAGDLARLTEATLAPIARA
- a CDS encoding AAA family ATPase, whose protein sequence is MTAPLTPPPPPHEQSPHSSQGDAWQALPAPAVHGPAPHGATSLYGVDGPGMKTEVREAALVMVGVAIAGALLGVVWQWLAPRVPLVADVVDQNWVVYLKDTEGEQAIGVDGTFTLLALGFGVLSGLAVFLLRRRGGVPLVLGLLLGGLLGSLLAWRVGVWLGPTQNVIAHARAVGKGVTFSAPLKLGAKGALLAWPVAALLVHLGLTALFGPRDPDPYITVYEPVAPPPA
- a CDS encoding ABC transporter permease, producing the protein MSVVPAGVLPGAGAADDGVADRAALGPKARLWPSLAAVYRAQLSRARVARIPLLFVATFQSIGIMIMMRGVVSGGADARSVVAGSSVLVVAYVGLNLLAQYFGQLRGSGGLDHYATLPVPAAAVVLGAAGAYASFTVPGTVVTAVFGCVLFGLPLSHLWVLAAVIPLAGAALAGLGAALGLLAPRPELATLLGQLGMSAALLLGVLPAHRMPEGVRFARDLLPSTYGVEAFAKTFGEHPDWMSVLGDLGVCAAVGAASLAVAAWAYRRAAVR
- a CDS encoding ABC transporter ATP-binding protein; this encodes MCAVRGLTKTYPAVRGRRGTPGTPEVRATDDVRLDIRRGEIFGLLGPNGAGKSTLVRQLTGLMRPDRGSVEIHGHDIVRHPERAARILAYLGQESTALDELTVSLAAETTGRLRGLGLRQAREERDAVLDELGLTPIAARPLRRLSGGQRRLACVAAALVGERPLLVLDEPTTGMDPVARRAVWAAVDRRRAERGTTVLLVTHNVIEAETVLDRVAVLDRGRVIACDTPAGLKERVAGEVRVELVWRERAPLEVPEVAALRARAVESGRRWSLRMGPEEARAAVATVTGGAAFAALDDFTLATPSLEDVYLALGGSTQGLVKA